A single region of the Lotus japonicus ecotype B-129 chromosome 4, LjGifu_v1.2 genome encodes:
- the LOC130711618 gene encoding uncharacterized protein LOC130711618, with amino-acid sequence MSGGGGAGGGGGGGGGGSGGSHSVAFRVMRLCRPSFNVDPPLRLDPADLFVGEDLFDDPAAPAVDSLIAPDSDPNYRNRFLLNHFSDALGLSGLLVLPQSFGAIYLGETFCSYISINNSSNFEVREVIIKAEIQTERQRILLLDTSKSPVETIRAGGRYDFIVEHDVKELGPHTLVCTALYNDGDGERKYLPQFFKFIVANPLSVRTKVRVIKETTFLEACIENHTKSNLFMDQVDFEPAQYYSATTLKGDGHHSEKDSSAREIFKPPILIRSGGGIYNYLYQLKSSSDGSVQTKVEGSNVLGKLQITWRTNLGEPGRLQTQQILGTPTTKKEIELQVIEVPSIINLQRPFKLKLNLTNQSERNLGPFEVSLSQNGSSGERVVVINGLQTRVLSQVEALGSTDFHLNLVATKPGIQRITGITVFDTKEMKSYEPLPDLEIFVDIN; translated from the exons ATgagtggaggaggaggagctggtggtggcggtggcggtggcggtggtggcagtggaGGATCTCATTCGGTGGCGTTTCGTGTGATGAGGCTATGCCGCCCTTCCTTCAACGTCGACCCTCCTCTTCGCCTCGACCCCGCCGACCTCTTCGTCGGTGAAGACCTCTTCGACGATCCCGCCGCCCCCGCCGTCGATTCCCTTATCGCCCCCGATTCCGATCCCAACTATCGCAACCGCTTCCTCCTTAACCATTTCTCCGATGCGCTCGGCCTCTCTGGCCTCCTCGTTCTCCCTCAGTCCTTCGG TGCCATTTACTTGGGAGAAACTTTCTGTAGCTATATTAGCATTAACAATAGCTCCAATTTTGAAGTCAGAGAAGTGATTATCAAG GCTGAAATCCAAACAGAGAGACAGAGAATACTTCTTTTAGACACATCAAAATCACCAGTTGAGACGATACGTGCTGGTGGGCGTTATGATTTTATCGTGGAACATGATGTTAAAGAGCTTGGACCTCACAC GCTGGTCTGCACTGCATTGTAcaatgatggtgatggtgagcGCAAATATCTGCCCCAATTTTTCAAGTTCATTGTTGCTAATCCACTTTCTGTTAGGACAAAG GTCCGTGTTATCAAG GAAACTACCTTTCTGGAAGCTTGTATTGAAAACCATACAAAATCAAACCTTTTCATGGACCAAGTTGATTTTGAACCTGCTCAGTATTATAGTGCAACAACACTTAAAGGTGATGGGCACCATTCTGAGAAAGATAGTTCTGCAAG GGAGATATTTAAGCCGCCAATTCTAATAAGATCTGGTGGAGGAATTTACAACTATCTTTATCAATTAAAATCGTCATCGGATGGTTCTGTTCAAACTAAAGTTGAGGGCAGTAATGTTCTTGGTAAACTCCAGATAACATGGCGAACAAATTTGGGTGAACCTGGTCGCCTGCAGACCCAGCAGATATTGGGAACT CCGACAACAAAGAAAGAGATTGAGTTGCAAGTTATAGAGGTTCCATCTATCATTAACCTTCAAAGACCATTCAAG CTAAAACTGAATCTTACAAACCAGTCAGAGAGAAATCTGGGCCCCTTTGAAGTTAGCTTATCCCAAAATGGTTCTTCTGGGGAGAGAGTTGTTGTGATTAATGGCCTTCAAACGAGG GTTTTATCACAGGTTGAAGCTTTAGGATCCACAGATTTCCACCTG AATCTCGTAGCTACTAAACCTGGAATTCAGAGAATTACGGGTATTACAGTGTTTGATACTAAAGAGATGAAATCTTATGAACCACTTCCTGATCTAGAG ATTTTTGTGGACATAAATTAA
- the LOC130711623 gene encoding uncharacterized protein LOC130711623 isoform X3 codes for MTTYQCPISKAITKSHSLFLQLIALLILVHFFEKVYTLLVEDKRREVVTFEGNLDPEEEAKMLGIFKESLVNPPKELNSEASLNSSRKSKLPDEIIKDFVSFNPSHAFSMSFGNDAFLAYSPPNKPSIGNGLFCGLDNIYCAFMGSLNNLSKLIKQYGLSKATNEALFIIEAFRTLRDRGPFPADQVLKELEGSFGFVIYDNKNGTVFIASDSNGGIGLFWGVAADGSIVVSENLELIKASCAKSYAPFPSGCMFHSEHGLTSYEHPTRKLKAMQRIDSEGVMCGATFLVDSQSRKSMMPRVGSEANCVTWGT; via the exons ATGACTACCTATCAGTGCCCGATTTCTAAGGCAATCACTAAATCTCATTCTC TCTTTTTGCAGCTAATTGCTCTGTTGATATTGGTTCATTTCTTTGAGAAAGTGTATACACTCCTTGTAGAAGATAAAAGAAGAGAAGTGGTAACATTTGAAGGGAACTTAGACCCAGAGGAAGAGGCAAAGATGTTGGGAATTTTCAAGGAGAGTTTGGTTAATCCCCCCAAAGAGCTCAACAGTGAAGCTTCTTTGAATTCATCCAGAAAGTCTAAGCTTCCTGATGAAATCATTAAGGATTTTGTATCCTTCAATCCCTCCCATGCTTTCTCAATGAGCTTTGGAAATGATGCTTTTCTAGCTTATTCCCCTCCAAACAAGCCCTCCATTGGTAACGG GTTGTTTTGTGGTTTGGATAACATATACTGTGCTTTCATGGGGAGTCTGAACAACCTGAGCAAGCTCATCAAGCAGTATGGCCTATCAAAGGCAACCAATGAGGCCCTTTTTATCATTGAAGCATTCAGGACACTACGTGACAGAGGTCCATTCCCTGCTGATCAGGTCCTCAAAGAACTTGAAGGCAGTTTTGGATTTGTGATCTATGACAACAAGAATGGCACAGTTTTCATTGCATCA GATTCAAATGGAGGGATTGGGCTTTTCTGGGGTGTTGCAGCTGATGGTTCTATAGTTGTTTCTGAAAATTTGGAGCTGATCAAAGCAAGTTGTGCTAAATCATACGCACCATTCCCCAGTG GGTGCATGTTCCATAGTGAGCATGGTCTAACGAGCTACGAGCATCCTACGAGGAAGCTGAAGGCAATGCAAAGGATTGATAGCGAGGGAGTTATGTGTGGGGCCACCTTCCTTGTTGActctcaatcaaggaagtcaatGATGCCACGTGTCGGAAGCGAAGCCAATTGTGTTACTTGGGGCACATGA
- the LOC130711624 gene encoding uncharacterized protein LOC130711624: MGGYTSLLMAWVFEHFPDRLVRRYANPAYTEDQPRACRWTESRSGHARLDERRVLLDELTADNVTWTPYEAHRELRQRDERALFSGYIRCPYPPAVRPHLPERVMRQFGYIQTILRHPSEMDRSPAAEAVDATFADYVQYLFPEGDPAIEEGQAVGGYMDWYARVSHCFIIPDERRIDLSAVAALRRALEVLELSLEVDDALLPGTQARALTERALRILQDLAGTQGIAYAAGRGGLGAGGRAGGRAGGRAGGRASGREGGRAGARGGRRGRGGRRVGDSRGH, translated from the exons ATGGGCGGTTACACGTCCCTATTGATGGCCTGGGTCTTTGAGCACTTTCCAGACAGGCTCGTTCGCCGGTATGCGAACCCGGCTTACACAGAGGACCAGCCCAGAGCTTGTAGGTGGACAGAGTCACGGTCGGGGCATGCTAGGCTTGACGAGAGGCGAGTACTACTTGATGAGTTGACGGCCGACAACGTCACTTGGACTCCATATGAGGCCCACAGGGAATTGCGACAGCGGGATGAGAGGGCTTTGTTCTCAGGCTACATTCGGTGTCCCTATCCCCCTGCTGTGCGACCTCATCTTCCGGAGCGGGTCATGCGACAGTTTGGGTATATACAGACGATCCTGCGCCACCCTAGTGAGATGGATAGATCTCCCGCAGCTGAGGCTGTTGATGCGACATTCGCAGATTATGTGCAGTACTTGTTCCCTGAGGGCGACCCTGCTATAGAGGAGGGACAGGCTGTGGGCGGTTACATGGATTGGTACGCTAGAGTGTCTCATTGTTTCATCATACCGGATGAGAGGAGGATTGATCTCAGTGCCGtg GCTGCTTTGCGTAGGGCTTTAGAAGTCCTTGAGCTGTCACTTGAGGTGGATGATGCTTTGCTGCCAGGCACACAGGCCCGCGCTTTAACGGAGAGAGCACTTCGCATCCTCCAGGACTTGGCTGGGACACAGGGCATTGCTTACGCTGCTGGGAGAGGAGGTCTGGGAGCAGGTGGCCGAGCAGGTGGCCGAGCAGGTGGCCGAGCAGGTGGCCGAGCAAGTGGCCGGGAGGGCGGCAGGGCAGGAGCTAGGGGAGGCCGTAGGGGTAGGGGAGGTCGTCGGGTAGGGGACAGTAGGGGACATTAG
- the LOC130712192 gene encoding PKS-NRPS hybrid synthetase cheA-like gives MTSTFFYDDEMLLLKQDNDVSEGLLLQQQDNVQPISVDTTHLWSTDQIFETVDGLKQWAKNVRKDNEYAIVTGRSDYSRKGGNMYIVLRCSKHGVYIPYKDPKSFKYNSTGSQECNCPFKLKGRPTEGDRNWWLKVLEGVHNHEPARSLVGHSYAGRLTEEEKVQVDSMNNNWVPPRHMLATLKENNPGNLSTITQVYNRIKKVKELDCGPLTEMQYLLKKLAEANYVHFERHEEDLGVIMELLWDHPNAIKLFNTFPHVVIMDCTYKTNKFQIPLLEMVGLTSTGLTYSIAFCYMTRERTPDYVWALECMKSLLADPARLPGVIVTDRELALLSAVRNIFPEATHLLCLFHINKNVEAKCKLWVDTTDIKALVMQKWNEVVYAETATQFEEEWSDMCDMCKDHPKFTSYIYDTWLVHKEKFVKAWTNRVKHFGTTTSNRAESAHASLKKMLRNGKGNLCDSWEAVDRLTIVRHNAIQASFERSINIVEHRFKSPMYKNMRGFVATHALHLMYDEQNRFWGHGEKCGCVMQVTHGLPCACALQSMASIPYAAVDPFWKILSWEQVPVVESQTSKSSSMPPEIEALIAHFNTLDDAGQSMLRRKLKELYCPQISSLCPPEVKIKHNQSSKERKTKPPRGQSIGSTQRDLSHWELVDNQTKEQEAKASKRKPRLTKTPKTSPTSQAPKSKNKKAMTATGSKIYLPELPSFLWPYIHEVIDVVGDGNCGYRAVAALLDLQNG, from the exons ATGACGAGCACATTTTTCTATGATGATGAAATGCTGCTTCTAAAACAAGATAATGATGTCAGTGAAGGATTGTTGCTTCAACAACAAGATAATGTTCAGCCTATAAGTGTGGATACCACTCATTTATGGTCGACCGATCAG ATATTTGAAACTGTTGATGGCCTTAAACAATGGGCTAAGAATGTTCGGAAGGACAATGAATATGCGATTGTGACTGGAAGGTCTGATTATTCCAGAAAAGGTGGAAATATGTATATTGTTCTGCGGTGCTCGAAGCATGGTGTGTACATCCCGTACAAGGACCCTAAGTCCTTCAAGTACAACTCCACCGGATCACAAGAATGTAATTGTCCTTTTAAACTTAAAGGACGACCTACGGAGGGTGATAGAAATTGGTGGCTGAAAGTGTTGGAAGGggtacacaaccatgaaccagctagatCTTTGGTTGGCCATTCCTACGCTGGTCGACtaacagaagaagagaaggttcAAGTCGACAGCATGAATAACAATTGGGTCCCACCGAGACACATGTTGGCCACTTTGAAGGAAAATAATCCGGGTAACTTGTCTACAATCACTCAAGTGTATAATCGCATCAAAAAAGTTAAAGAATTAGACTGCGGGCCACTTACAGAGATGCAATATTTGCTGAAGAAGTTGGCAGAAGCCAACTATGTTCACTTCGAAAGACATGAAGAAGATTTGGGTGTCATTATGGAACTTTTATGGGATCATCCTAATGCTATTAAactcttcaacacattccctcaTGTAGTaatcatggattgcacatacaagacaaacaaattccaaattccattGCTTGAAATGGTTGGCCTCACTTCTACTGGTCTGACTTACTCCATTGCATTTTGCTACATGACTCGTGAGCGCACACCTGACTATGTTTGGGCCTTGGAGTGCATGAAGTCTTTGCTTGCTGACCCTGCCCGATTACCTGGAGTGATTGTGACTGATAGGGAATTGGCTTTACTCAGTGCTGTTAGGAATATTTTTCCTGAGGCTACCCATTTACTATGCCTAttccacataaacaagaatgttGAGGCAAAGTGCAAATTGTGGGTTGACACAACAGATATTAAAGCCTTAGTGATGCAAAAGTGGAATGAAGTGGTATATGCGGAAACAGCTACACAATTTGAGGAGGAATGGAGCGACATGTGTGATATGTGCAAGGATCATCCAAAGTTCACATCGTACATTTATGACACTTGGTTGGttcacaaggagaaatttgtGAAGGCATGGACAAACAGAGTGAAGCATTTTGGAACGACCACAAGTAACAG GGCTGAAAGTGCACATGCAAGCTTGAAGAAGATGCTTAGGAACGGCAAGGGTAACTTGTGCGATTCATGGGAAGCAGTTGATAGGTTGACCATTGTACGCCACAATGCAATacaagcatcgtttgagcgcagtattaaCATTGTAGAGCACCGTTTCAAGTCTCCGATGTATAAGAATATGAGAGGATTCGTTGCTACACATGCCCTTCACCTAATGTATGATGAACAAAACAGATTTTGGGGTCATGGTGAGAAATGCGGTTGCGTGATGCAAgtcactcatggactaccttgcgcttGTGCACTTCAGAGTATGGCCTCAATTCCGTATGCAGCAGTtgatccattctggaagatacTTTCTTGGGAACAAGTGCCTGTTGTGGAGAGTCAAACCTCAAAATCTAGTAGCATGCCGCCAGAGATTGAGGCCTTGATTGCTCATTTCAATACCTTGGATGATGCAGGCCAAAGTATGTTGAGAAGGAAGCTTAAAGAGCTTTATTGTCCTCAAATCAGTTCATTGTGTCCTCCTGAAGTGAAGATAAAGCACAATCAATCGTCCAAGGAGAGGAAAACCAAACCTCCCAGAGGTCAATCAATAGGATCCACCCAGCGTGACCTTTCACATTGGGAACTTGTTGACAATCAGACCAAAGAACAAGAAGCGAAAGCTAGCAAGAGGAAACCTAGGCTCACCAAAACTCCTAAAACATCTCCAACATCGCAAGCTCCTAAGTCAAAGAACAAGAAGGCTATGACGGCCACCGGCTCCAAAATCTACTTACCGGAGTTGCCATCTTTTTTATGGCCATATATACATGAAGTGATAGATGTTGTCGGGGATGGTAATTGTGGATACAGAGCCGTCGCTGCATTGCTGGACCTTCAGAACGGTTAG
- the LOC130711623 gene encoding stem-specific protein TSJT1-like isoform X2: MLGIFKESLVNPPKELNSEASLNSSRKSKLPDEIIKDFVSFNPSHAFSMSFGNDAFLAYSPPNKPSIGNGLFCGLDNIYCAFMGSLNNLSKLIKQYGLSKATNEALFIIEAFRTLRDRGPFPADQVLKELEGSFGFVIYDNKNGTVFIASDSNGGIGLFWGVAADGSIVVSENLELIKASCAKSYAPFPSGCMFHSEHGLTSYEHPTRKLKAMQRIDSEGVMCGATFLVDSQSRKSMMPRVGSEANCVTWGT, encoded by the exons ATGTTGGGAATTTTCAAGGAGAGTTTGGTTAATCCCCCCAAAGAGCTCAACAGTGAAGCTTCTTTGAATTCATCCAGAAAGTCTAAGCTTCCTGATGAAATCATTAAGGATTTTGTATCCTTCAATCCCTCCCATGCTTTCTCAATGAGCTTTGGAAATGATGCTTTTCTAGCTTATTCCCCTCCAAACAAGCCCTCCATTGGTAACGG GTTGTTTTGTGGTTTGGATAACATATACTGTGCTTTCATGGGGAGTCTGAACAACCTGAGCAAGCTCATCAAGCAGTATGGCCTATCAAAGGCAACCAATGAGGCCCTTTTTATCATTGAAGCATTCAGGACACTACGTGACAGAGGTCCATTCCCTGCTGATCAGGTCCTCAAAGAACTTGAAGGCAGTTTTGGATTTGTGATCTATGACAACAAGAATGGCACAGTTTTCATTGCATCA GATTCAAATGGAGGGATTGGGCTTTTCTGGGGTGTTGCAGCTGATGGTTCTATAGTTGTTTCTGAAAATTTGGAGCTGATCAAAGCAAGTTGTGCTAAATCATACGCACCATTCCCCAGTG GGTGCATGTTCCATAGTGAGCATGGTCTAACGAGCTACGAGCATCCTACGAGGAAGCTGAAGGCAATGCAAAGGATTGATAGCGAGGGAGTTATGTGTGGGGCCACCTTCCTTGTTGActctcaatcaaggaagtcaatGATGCCACGTGTCGGAAGCGAAGCCAATTGTGTTACTTGGGGCACATGA
- the LOC130711622 gene encoding uncharacterized protein LOC130711622 isoform X1 — protein sequence MLDVWDMQVGDFIIVNLDKYGRPVGEEATTLTRFIGSVVRRPHFAPINYISWKKMPKENIDDMLEAIESKFEFVPPINDTIREMLKAELNEKWRQWKSDIKSLAYNPSKTEEEIASKLPDDRVEPSQYRDLVHHWFSESGQKTSEINRRNRAKFEDVHCMGTKSLPRLIDEKKKLGKGVSPKRKEIYIQTRTRKDGTIVNEKAARVIEELKKHDEAETSQSTQNTQRHTSWKEDIFSKVQGLDKRGRIRCMGKIPKCKKTKASSSENEELRDRMKHMENLLANVLTLIQNRLPGEDLNELVDAARRVSDASSASNHLNSPSSNANEDDEYGMYLLSMY from the exons ATGTTAGATGTTTGGGATATGCAAGTTGGTGATTTTATAATAGTTAATTTAGACAAATATGGTCGACCCGTTGGTGAAGAAGCAACAACTCTTACTCGTTTCATAGGTAGTGTCGTTAGAAGACCTCATTTTGCTCCCATCAactacatttcttggaaaaagaTGCCAAAGGAGAACATAGATGACATGTTGGAAGCAATAGAg AGTAAATTTGAGTTTGTTCCTCCAATAAATGACACAATAAGAGAAATGTTGAAAGCGGAGTTGAATGAAAAGTGGAGGCAATGGAAGAGTGATATAAAGTCACTAGCATATAATCCTTCTAAAACAGAAGAAGAAATTGCATCCAAATTGCCTGATGATAGAGTTGAACCAAGTCAATATCGTGATTTAGTTCATCATTGGTTTTCAGAATCAGGACAA AAAACAAGTGAGATTAACCGAAGAAATCGTGCCAAGTTTGAAGATGTTCATTGTATGGGAACAAAAAGTCTTCCAAGATTGATTGACGAAAAG AAAAAATTGGGCAAAGGAGTGTCGCCTAAACGTAAAGAGATATACATTCAGACTCGAACTCGTAAAGATGGGACAATTGTCAATGAAAAAGCTGCAAGAGTAATT GAAGAACTAAAGAAACATGATGAGGCTGAAACATCTCAATCaactcaaaacacacaaaggCATACATCTTGGAAGGAAGACATATTCTCTAAAGTGCAAGGACTTGATAAAAGGGGGCGTATCCGCTGCATGGGCAAGATTCCAAAATGTAAAAAAACAAAGGCTTCCTCATCTGAAAATGAAGAGCTACGTGATCGAATGAAGCATATGGAAAACTTGTTGGCAAATGTGTTGACACTAATTCAAAATCGACTTCCTGGAGAAGATCTTAATGAGCTTGTGGATGCTGCAAGACGG GTTTCAGATGCTTCGAGTGCCTCGAACCATTTGAATTCTCCAAGTTCAAACgctaatgaagatgatgaatatggTATgtatcttcttagcatgtactAA
- the LOC130711622 gene encoding uncharacterized protein LOC130711622 isoform X2, with translation MLDVWDMQVGDFIIVNLDKYGRPVGEEATTLTRFIGSVVRRPHFAPINYISWKKMPKENIDDMLEAIESKFEFVPPINDTIREMLKAELNEKWRQWKSDIKSLAYNPSKTEEEIASKLPDDRVEPSQYRDLVHHWFSESGQKTSEINRRNRAKFEDVHCMGTKSLPRLIDEKKKLGKGVSPKRKEIYIQTRTRKDGTIVNEKAARVIEELKKHDEAETSQSTQNTQRHTSWKEDIFSKVQGLDKRGRIRCMGKIPKCKKTKASSSENEELRDRMKHMENLLANVLTLIQNRLPGEDLNELVDAARRVSDASSASNHLNSPSSNANEDDEYDGED, from the exons ATGTTAGATGTTTGGGATATGCAAGTTGGTGATTTTATAATAGTTAATTTAGACAAATATGGTCGACCCGTTGGTGAAGAAGCAACAACTCTTACTCGTTTCATAGGTAGTGTCGTTAGAAGACCTCATTTTGCTCCCATCAactacatttcttggaaaaagaTGCCAAAGGAGAACATAGATGACATGTTGGAAGCAATAGAg AGTAAATTTGAGTTTGTTCCTCCAATAAATGACACAATAAGAGAAATGTTGAAAGCGGAGTTGAATGAAAAGTGGAGGCAATGGAAGAGTGATATAAAGTCACTAGCATATAATCCTTCTAAAACAGAAGAAGAAATTGCATCCAAATTGCCTGATGATAGAGTTGAACCAAGTCAATATCGTGATTTAGTTCATCATTGGTTTTCAGAATCAGGACAA AAAACAAGTGAGATTAACCGAAGAAATCGTGCCAAGTTTGAAGATGTTCATTGTATGGGAACAAAAAGTCTTCCAAGATTGATTGACGAAAAG AAAAAATTGGGCAAAGGAGTGTCGCCTAAACGTAAAGAGATATACATTCAGACTCGAACTCGTAAAGATGGGACAATTGTCAATGAAAAAGCTGCAAGAGTAATT GAAGAACTAAAGAAACATGATGAGGCTGAAACATCTCAATCaactcaaaacacacaaaggCATACATCTTGGAAGGAAGACATATTCTCTAAAGTGCAAGGACTTGATAAAAGGGGGCGTATCCGCTGCATGGGCAAGATTCCAAAATGTAAAAAAACAAAGGCTTCCTCATCTGAAAATGAAGAGCTACGTGATCGAATGAAGCATATGGAAAACTTGTTGGCAAATGTGTTGACACTAATTCAAAATCGACTTCCTGGAGAAGATCTTAATGAGCTTGTGGATGCTGCAAGACGG GTTTCAGATGCTTCGAGTGCCTCGAACCATTTGAATTCTCCAAGTTCAAACgctaatgaagatgatgaatatg ATGGTGAAGATTAA
- the LOC130711623 gene encoding uncharacterized protein LOC130711623 isoform X1 — MFFLQLIALLILVHFFEKVYTLLVEDKRREVVTFEGNLDPEEEAKMLGIFKESLVNPPKELNSEASLNSSRKSKLPDEIIKDFVSFNPSHAFSMSFGNDAFLAYSPPNKPSIGNGLFCGLDNIYCAFMGSLNNLSKLIKQYGLSKATNEALFIIEAFRTLRDRGPFPADQVLKELEGSFGFVIYDNKNGTVFIASDSNGGIGLFWGVAADGSIVVSENLELIKASCAKSYAPFPSGCMFHSEHGLTSYEHPTRKLKAMQRIDSEGVMCGATFLVDSQSRKSMMPRVGSEANCVTWGT; from the exons ATGTTCTTTTTGCAGCTAATTGCTCTGTTGATATTGGTTCATTTCTTTGAGAAAGTGTATACACTCCTTGTAGAAGATAAAAGAAGAGAAGTGGTAACATTTGAAGGGAACTTAGACCCAGAGGAAGAGGCAAAGATGTTGGGAATTTTCAAGGAGAGTTTGGTTAATCCCCCCAAAGAGCTCAACAGTGAAGCTTCTTTGAATTCATCCAGAAAGTCTAAGCTTCCTGATGAAATCATTAAGGATTTTGTATCCTTCAATCCCTCCCATGCTTTCTCAATGAGCTTTGGAAATGATGCTTTTCTAGCTTATTCCCCTCCAAACAAGCCCTCCATTGGTAACGG GTTGTTTTGTGGTTTGGATAACATATACTGTGCTTTCATGGGGAGTCTGAACAACCTGAGCAAGCTCATCAAGCAGTATGGCCTATCAAAGGCAACCAATGAGGCCCTTTTTATCATTGAAGCATTCAGGACACTACGTGACAGAGGTCCATTCCCTGCTGATCAGGTCCTCAAAGAACTTGAAGGCAGTTTTGGATTTGTGATCTATGACAACAAGAATGGCACAGTTTTCATTGCATCA GATTCAAATGGAGGGATTGGGCTTTTCTGGGGTGTTGCAGCTGATGGTTCTATAGTTGTTTCTGAAAATTTGGAGCTGATCAAAGCAAGTTGTGCTAAATCATACGCACCATTCCCCAGTG GGTGCATGTTCCATAGTGAGCATGGTCTAACGAGCTACGAGCATCCTACGAGGAAGCTGAAGGCAATGCAAAGGATTGATAGCGAGGGAGTTATGTGTGGGGCCACCTTCCTTGTTGActctcaatcaaggaagtcaatGATGCCACGTGTCGGAAGCGAAGCCAATTGTGTTACTTGGGGCACATGA
- the LOC130711626 gene encoding uncharacterized protein LOC130711626, with protein sequence MEQDPPSTFIRPCKRQDNLSSSSRPLIPGPAGPVQAAMIHRRSTDDKPNISTQQFVRQVLQDGHDTDPDFQSNAWLSALQLNGSATPLGAITHHHERVDHVIGVIKSCNPNGFGDATVTLKDPTGTVGASIHHKVFTESVFAKDITVGSVLLLQKVAVFSPRKSNCYLNITLSNVVKVFPKDSAPPPGSFTNITKD encoded by the exons ATGGAACAAGATCCACCATCAACCTTCATCCGCCCTTGCAAACGCCAAGACAACCTTTCCtccagctctcgtcctctcattcccggCCCAGCTGGCCCCGTCCAGGCCGCCATGATTCACCGCAGATCCACCGACGACAAACCAAACATTTCAACCCAACAATTCGTTAGACAAGTCCTCCAAGACGGCCACGACACCGATCCCGATTTCCAATCCAATGCTTGGCTTTCAGCTCTGCAATTAAACGGATCTGCCACTCCTCTGGGCGCAATCACTCACCATCATGAAAGAGTAGATCACGTCATCGGTGTTATCAAATCCTGCAATCCCAATGGGTTTGGAGATGCAACAGTTACACTCAAG GACCCTACGGGCACTGTTGGCGCTAGTATCCATCACAAGGTCTTCACTGAAAGCGTATTTGCGAAagacataactgttggatctgttctgcTTCTCCAAAAG GTCGCTGTGTTCTCTCCTAGAAAGTCTAATTGTTATCTGAATATAACCTTGTCCAATGTAGTCAAG GTATTTCCAAAGGACAGTGCACCTCCACCTGGAAGCTTCACAAACATAACAAAAGATTAA